In a genomic window of Corynebacterium coyleae:
- a CDS encoding carboxyltransferase domain-containing protein yields the protein MTLSIKRVGTRGLIVDLPDLATVMNYYAALTASPLDHQTDVVAAARTVLLTFDSPTATTKAIDTLQTYSPAAAEHTEPRDIAIDVLYNGEDLAPLAESLGMATHELIDWHTSTTWVAAFGGFAPGFTYCVPEDATRALSIPRRDTPRTAVPAGAVALAGEFSAVYPRTSPGGWQLIGTTNTPMWDSTATPPALVAPGDRVHYRAVDTLNDDTTLARHHLATPPRRPVFTLDDAGLQTLYQDLGRQGNGNLGVTTSGSADRASARTANAAVGNKRNATLLENIGGLTMTALTETVICVTGADTDVTVGGRPVLLATPTIVPAGAEVVVKQARLGFRTYIAVRGGLIADTELNSAATDMLSGLGPKPLHSGDTIAMSLAKPQSANSLLTNPLRVERDGADVVGTVRCVLGPRDDWFSNDAVERFFNTTFTVTADSNRVGLRLESDVPLTREREGELPSEGMVAGSIQIPPSGQPVLFLRDHAVTGGYPVMATVINEDVDIAAQLPPGAKLRFERFSL from the coding sequence ATGACCCTCAGCATCAAACGGGTCGGCACCCGCGGCCTCATCGTCGATCTGCCCGACCTGGCCACGGTGATGAACTACTACGCCGCACTCACGGCAAGCCCGCTCGACCACCAAACCGACGTCGTTGCAGCCGCACGCACCGTACTGCTTACCTTCGACTCGCCCACCGCGACCACCAAGGCAATCGACACGCTGCAGACCTACAGTCCCGCAGCCGCAGAACACACCGAACCACGCGACATCGCCATCGACGTGCTCTACAACGGCGAAGACCTCGCCCCGCTGGCCGAATCGCTTGGCATGGCTACCCACGAACTCATCGACTGGCACACCTCCACCACCTGGGTCGCAGCCTTCGGCGGATTCGCCCCAGGCTTCACCTACTGCGTGCCCGAAGACGCCACCCGCGCCCTGAGCATCCCACGCCGCGACACCCCACGCACCGCCGTGCCCGCAGGCGCCGTAGCCCTGGCCGGAGAATTCTCCGCCGTCTACCCACGCACCTCCCCCGGCGGCTGGCAACTCATCGGCACCACCAACACCCCAATGTGGGACTCAACCGCCACCCCGCCCGCCCTCGTCGCCCCCGGCGACCGTGTGCACTACAGAGCAGTCGACACACTTAACGACGACACCACCCTCGCCCGCCACCACCTCGCCACCCCACCACGCCGCCCCGTCTTCACACTCGACGACGCCGGACTCCAAACCCTCTACCAAGACCTCGGCCGCCAAGGCAACGGCAACCTCGGCGTGACCACCTCCGGCTCCGCCGACCGCGCCTCCGCACGCACCGCCAACGCAGCCGTAGGCAACAAACGCAACGCCACCCTGCTCGAAAACATCGGCGGGCTCACCATGACCGCACTGACCGAAACCGTCATCTGCGTCACCGGTGCCGACACGGACGTCACCGTCGGCGGAAGGCCCGTACTGCTGGCAACGCCGACGATTGTCCCGGCGGGTGCGGAGGTCGTCGTCAAGCAAGCGCGCCTCGGGTTCCGCACCTACATCGCCGTACGTGGCGGACTCATCGCCGACACCGAACTCAACTCCGCCGCAACCGACATGCTCTCCGGCCTCGGACCCAAACCACTCCACAGCGGCGACACCATCGCCATGTCCCTAGCCAAACCACAATCCGCCAACTCACTACTCACCAACCCCCTGCGTGTCGAACGCGACGGAGCAGACGTCGTCGGGACCGTACGCTGCGTCCTCGGCCCCCGCGACGACTGGTTCAGCAACGACGCCGTCGAACGCTTCTTCAACACCACATTCACCGTCACCGCCGACTCCAACCGCGTCGGCCTCCGACTCGAATCCGACGTCCCCCTCACACGCGAACGCGAAGGCGAACTCCCCAGCGAAGGCATGGTCGCAGGCTCCATCCAAATCCCACCCTCTGGCCAACCCGTCCTGTTCCTCCGCGACCACGCCGTCACCGGCGGATACCCCGTCATGGCAACCGTGATCAACGAAGACGTCGACATCGCCGCCCAACTCCCACCCGGCGCCAAACTCCGCTTCGAACGCTTTTCCCTCTAA
- a CDS encoding LamB/YcsF family protein, protein MHIDLNADLGETTAGNPVADDAAMLQMVSSANVATGFHAGDPHSIAGTLKDAAAHNVTLGAHVAYNDPVGFGRRFMDYTPGELADETLYQIGALDALARVHGMHVRYVKPHGALYNTIVHHEAHAKAVIDGIKAFSPDLAVMLLPGGVAVDIAEKAGMRVIREAFADRGYNPDGTLVSRREPNAVLHDPAAVAERVLQVASTGSVTAIDGTEVKVQAESVCVHGDSPGSVELTRSVVAKLRDENITIASVL, encoded by the coding sequence ATGCATATCGACCTCAACGCCGACCTCGGTGAAACGACTGCGGGCAACCCGGTCGCAGACGATGCGGCGATGCTGCAGATGGTCTCCAGCGCAAACGTTGCGACCGGCTTCCACGCTGGAGACCCCCACTCCATAGCCGGAACACTCAAAGACGCCGCAGCACATAACGTCACACTCGGCGCACACGTGGCATACAACGACCCCGTCGGTTTCGGCCGCCGATTCATGGACTACACGCCCGGCGAACTCGCCGACGAAACCCTCTACCAAATCGGCGCCCTCGACGCGCTTGCCCGCGTTCACGGCATGCACGTGCGCTACGTCAAACCACACGGCGCGCTGTACAACACCATCGTCCACCACGAGGCCCATGCCAAAGCCGTCATCGACGGCATCAAAGCGTTCAGCCCCGACCTGGCCGTCATGCTGCTGCCAGGCGGTGTTGCCGTCGACATCGCAGAAAAAGCCGGCATGCGCGTCATCCGCGAAGCGTTCGCCGACCGCGGCTACAACCCCGACGGCACGCTGGTATCGCGCCGCGAACCCAACGCCGTCCTGCACGACCCAGCCGCCGTCGCCGAACGCGTCCTCCAGGTCGCCTCCACCGGCTCCGTCACAGCCATCGACGGCACCGAAGTCAAAGTGCAGGCCGAATCCGTCTGCGTACACGGCGACTCCCCAGGCTCGGTCGAGCTGACACGCAGTGTCGTCGCTAAGCTTCGCGACGAAAACATCACGATCGCGAGCGTCCTATGA
- a CDS encoding GntR family transcriptional regulator, producing the protein MLAHNVSAEVRRAISRGEFIPGQKLNEVALADRFGVSRNTLREAFAMLTAEGLVERIPNRGVFLATPTAEFITDTFRARAAIEPAALLWGTDLDVDRLEELNAEGRTAIEEQDDDLFIAVNQAFHHVVLSSMGSKTLGDTMDQLDAFLRLATLPILEKDPSFNRRFIGINEHIVELLRADDRQGASDYLQHQLIELSTEIIEMIEKINSGQLI; encoded by the coding sequence ATGCTTGCACATAACGTTTCCGCCGAAGTTCGCAGAGCGATTTCGCGCGGTGAGTTTATCCCCGGACAGAAGCTCAACGAGGTGGCCCTCGCTGACCGCTTCGGGGTATCTCGCAATACGCTGCGCGAAGCCTTCGCAATGTTGACCGCTGAAGGCCTGGTCGAGCGCATCCCCAACCGCGGTGTGTTCCTCGCGACCCCAACAGCGGAATTCATCACCGACACCTTCCGCGCACGTGCAGCAATCGAACCTGCTGCACTGCTATGGGGCACCGACCTGGACGTCGACCGCCTCGAGGAGCTCAACGCCGAAGGCCGCACCGCAATTGAGGAACAGGACGACGACCTGTTCATCGCTGTGAACCAGGCATTCCACCACGTCGTACTGTCCTCGATGGGTTCAAAGACCCTCGGCGACACCATGGACCAGCTCGACGCCTTCCTCCGCCTGGCCACCCTCCCGATTCTGGAGAAGGATCCCTCATTCAACCGCCGTTTCATCGGCATTAATGAGCACATCGTGGAGCTGCTGCGTGCCGACGATCGCCAGGGCGCATCCGACTACCTCCAGCACCAACTGATTGAGCTAAGCACCGAAATCATCGAGATGATCGAGAAGATCAACAGCGGGCAGCTCATCTAG
- the ppk2 gene encoding polyphosphate kinase 2 produces the protein MSQAKKPPKLSRDAYEQELLRLQAELVAMQQWVVENGERVVIIMEGRDAAGKGSAIKRITQYLNPRQCRVEALPKPTDREAGQWYFQRYVEKLPTAGEIVIFDRSWYNRAGVERVMGFATSEEYRRFLHQVPIFERLLVEDGIMLRKYWFSVSDEEQYKRFQSRREDPLRQWKLSPMDLESITKWEEYSRAKDEMFVHTDIPAAPWYTVESEDKKRSRINVISHLLSTIPYEHIEPDLPEIPERPAITDYERPPRDEFRYVPDVAAKLEKRKVGKGSKKKKRK, from the coding sequence ATGAGCCAAGCTAAAAAGCCGCCGAAGTTGTCCCGTGATGCCTATGAGCAGGAGTTGCTGCGCCTCCAGGCTGAGTTGGTTGCGATGCAGCAGTGGGTCGTCGAAAACGGCGAGCGTGTTGTGATCATTATGGAGGGGCGTGACGCTGCGGGCAAGGGCTCCGCAATTAAGCGCATCACCCAGTACCTCAACCCGCGTCAGTGCCGTGTGGAGGCGCTGCCGAAGCCGACGGACCGCGAGGCGGGTCAGTGGTACTTCCAGCGCTATGTGGAGAAGCTGCCGACGGCAGGCGAGATCGTCATCTTTGACCGTTCCTGGTACAACCGTGCCGGCGTCGAGCGCGTGATGGGCTTTGCCACCTCTGAGGAGTACCGCCGCTTCCTGCACCAGGTGCCGATCTTTGAGCGCCTGCTGGTTGAGGACGGCATCATGCTGCGCAAGTACTGGTTCTCCGTTTCGGATGAGGAGCAGTACAAGCGTTTCCAGTCCCGTCGTGAGGATCCGTTGCGTCAGTGGAAGCTTTCGCCGATGGATCTGGAGTCCATTACGAAGTGGGAGGAGTACTCCCGCGCGAAGGACGAGATGTTTGTCCACACCGATATTCCGGCGGCGCCGTGGTACACGGTGGAGAGCGAGGACAAGAAGCGGTCTCGCATCAATGTCATTTCGCACTTGCTGTCGACGATTCCGTATGAGCATATTGAGCCTGACCTCCCAGAGATTCCCGAGCGTCCGGCGATCACGGACTATGAGCGTCCGCCTCGCGACGAGTTCCGCTACGTGCCCGATGTCGCCGCCAAGTTGGAGAAGCGCAAAGTGGGCAAGGGCAGTAAGAAGAAAAAGAGAAAGTAG
- a CDS encoding HtaA domain-containing protein produces MLISRNAAAAGFSALIFATALAIPAAAESSSAEPAEVGGEFVWPISTGFLNQAVIKGQGRVLTGGGATWNQEALEFSFPVTSATRTGKTWTFALDGSAQVQGYKNAGGYDGWAVDVKYSDLKLKVEGKNATLYGDYLLAGVANKTYKPVGAKGDDEPLVTFTLGSEITPPKRVTEHNRTTVSDTGMEKSLRHYPKGTLLKDSEVDLNVTFGATALSPGAIAGIAVGVLAVLGGLAYASTLTPVRALLAQWLPR; encoded by the coding sequence ATGCTCATCTCCCGAAACGCCGCTGCGGCGGGGTTCTCCGCGCTTATATTCGCCACTGCGCTGGCAATTCCTGCCGCCGCCGAAAGCTCCTCTGCTGAGCCCGCCGAGGTTGGCGGCGAATTTGTGTGGCCCATTTCCACCGGTTTTCTGAATCAGGCCGTCATTAAAGGTCAAGGTCGCGTGCTCACAGGCGGGGGCGCGACGTGGAACCAGGAAGCGCTTGAATTCTCCTTCCCGGTCACCTCCGCGACGCGGACCGGAAAGACGTGGACATTCGCGCTCGACGGCTCAGCGCAGGTACAGGGATACAAGAATGCGGGTGGCTACGACGGCTGGGCCGTAGATGTAAAATACTCGGACCTCAAGCTGAAGGTGGAGGGAAAAAACGCCACTTTGTACGGCGATTACCTCCTCGCCGGGGTCGCGAACAAGACGTACAAGCCAGTCGGTGCCAAGGGGGACGACGAGCCGCTGGTCACCTTCACACTCGGCAGCGAGATCACCCCGCCGAAACGAGTGACAGAGCACAACCGGACAACGGTGTCGGATACCGGCATGGAGAAGTCCCTCAGGCACTACCCGAAGGGCACGTTGCTAAAAGACTCTGAAGTGGATCTCAACGTGACATTCGGGGCGACTGCTCTCAGCCCTGGGGCGATCGCGGGCATCGCCGTGGGCGTGCTCGCCGTACTTGGCGGTCTCGCCTACGCATCAACCCTTACCCCGGTCCGGGCGCTCCTTGCGCAGTGGCTGCCCCGGTAA
- a CDS encoding HtaA domain-containing protein, with protein MSRTTTLAAITATAMISTAFATPAAFADAPTIESGNAHWNIKESFLRYVQSPFVASTITTTEGAEKVLRDGKLADFALPVNAADSALDANGNGTIDLDGAISIEGHHGAMDIKMSDFKIVVNGTKGVLQADYVRKGAMPGSEPTTATGDDKPIAEFEVTDALKPGKDNKLSATFTPTKLTEFGVDIFGSSYEVGKPLDDSKVAVNLAFKAPKKEPKPTDPKPTDPKPTDPKPTDPKPTDPKPTDPKPTDPKPTDEDGSSTGAIVGIVMAVIAVLGGLGFAATQPSVQKLINQFMGK; from the coding sequence ATGTCCCGCACCACCACCCTCGCGGCCATCACCGCCACGGCCATGATCTCGACTGCATTCGCCACCCCCGCTGCCTTCGCGGATGCGCCAACCATCGAGTCGGGAAATGCGCACTGGAACATCAAGGAATCGTTCCTGCGCTACGTGCAATCCCCGTTCGTCGCCAGCACCATCACAACCACGGAAGGCGCGGAGAAGGTGCTTCGCGACGGCAAGCTTGCTGACTTCGCACTTCCGGTCAATGCCGCCGACTCCGCCCTCGATGCCAACGGCAACGGCACCATTGACCTCGACGGCGCCATTTCGATCGAGGGCCACCACGGCGCTATGGACATCAAGATGTCCGACTTCAAGATTGTGGTCAACGGCACGAAGGGCGTCCTGCAGGCGGATTACGTGCGCAAGGGCGCAATGCCGGGCTCTGAGCCCACCACCGCCACCGGAGACGACAAGCCGATCGCAGAGTTCGAGGTCACAGATGCGCTGAAGCCCGGCAAGGACAACAAGTTGTCTGCGACGTTCACCCCGACCAAGCTGACCGAGTTCGGCGTCGACATCTTCGGCTCGAGCTACGAAGTCGGCAAGCCATTGGATGACTCGAAAGTCGCCGTCAACCTCGCATTCAAGGCCCCGAAGAAGGAGCCGAAGCCGACCGACCCGAAGCCGACTGACCCGAAGCCGACTGACCCGAAGCCGACTGACCCGAAGCCGACTGACCCGAAGCCGACTGACCCGAAGCCGACTGACCCGAAGCCGACCGATGAGGACGGCTCGAGCACCGGCGCAATCGTCGGCATTGTCATGGCGGTTATCGCAGTGCTGGGCGGCCTGGGCTTTGCGGCGACTCAGCCTTCGGTCCAGAAGCTGATTAACCAGTTCATGGGCAAGTAG
- a CDS encoding heme ABC transporter ATP-binding protein — MSVTARGVTVQKQNRTILNQVDLHATAGQVTGLIGPNGAGKSTLLSALAGDIQLAHGVVEVAGKDASESTASELARTRAVMLQDVSVAFSFLVRDVVEMGRHPWGRGPDDAAIVDAALDATGITHLQDREIVTLSGGERARAAFARVLTQQTQVVLLDEPTAAMDVHFQEQTMGAVRALARRGVTVIVVLHDLQLAARYCDRVVCLKAGEITAAGTVDEVYNDAILSSVYDWPITVLRSSGRILVAPDEAGEPVSGLWCPAPAPPTP, encoded by the coding sequence ATGAGTGTTACCGCACGTGGCGTCACTGTGCAGAAGCAAAACCGCACTATTCTTAACCAAGTCGACCTGCACGCAACCGCCGGCCAGGTCACCGGGCTTATCGGACCCAACGGAGCCGGAAAGTCGACCCTGCTGTCGGCCTTGGCGGGTGACATTCAGCTCGCGCACGGAGTGGTCGAAGTGGCGGGCAAGGATGCGTCGGAAAGCACAGCCTCCGAACTCGCGCGCACGCGCGCTGTCATGCTCCAAGACGTCAGCGTGGCGTTTTCCTTCCTCGTGCGCGATGTCGTCGAAATGGGCCGCCACCCCTGGGGCCGTGGGCCGGACGATGCGGCGATCGTGGATGCGGCGCTCGACGCGACGGGGATCACCCACCTACAGGACCGCGAGATTGTGACGCTGTCCGGCGGAGAGCGAGCCCGCGCAGCCTTCGCGCGGGTGCTCACGCAGCAAACGCAGGTCGTGCTTCTCGACGAACCAACGGCAGCCATGGACGTTCACTTCCAAGAACAAACGATGGGAGCCGTTCGCGCGCTTGCGCGTCGCGGTGTGACAGTCATCGTCGTGTTGCACGACCTACAGCTCGCGGCGCGATATTGCGACCGCGTCGTGTGCCTTAAGGCGGGCGAGATTACAGCGGCAGGCACCGTTGACGAAGTGTACAACGACGCGATTCTCAGCTCCGTCTACGACTGGCCCATCACCGTGTTGCGAAGCAGTGGGCGGATCCTAGTGGCCCCCGACGAGGCGGGTGAACCCGTCTCCGGACTCTGGTGTCCAGCCCCAGCTCCCCCCACCCCTTGA